In Castanea sativa cultivar Marrone di Chiusa Pesio chromosome 6, ASM4071231v1, a single window of DNA contains:
- the LOC142640854 gene encoding scarecrow-like protein 21, translating into MDSRQLFGIGVTSAGISFTSSHPSVPSIPNRLLGSLKFDFGNSPNSPFSSHFDSDNLTALSDGQEQHSSTENLSGVSPSCNSSLESNSYFYRPRPSLDCHQDSQELHSGGTCFIQDANCSPNIKHVLLDIETALMGPDDSEEVTTREISIPETPVQRSRSWSQEPQGVHVFHPQPSFVPMQQSVEVVHVEKRHKAMDELSLQGFAQGNLKQLLTACAKALSDNRMDDFDKLTEKARDAVSITGEPIQRLGAYMVEGLVARKEASGTNIYHALRCREPESKDLLSYMHILYEICPYLKFGYMAANGAIADACKNEDRIHIIDFQITQGTQWMTLLQALAARPGGAPHVRITGIDDPFSKYARGDGLEAVGRRLAAISAKFNIPVEFHGVPEFAPDITRDMLNVRPGEALAVNFPLQLHHTPDESVDVNNPRDELLRMIKSLSPKVVTLVEQESNTNTTPFFHRFVEALEYYLAMFESIDVTLPRNSKERINVEQHCLARDIVNVIACEGKERVERHELFGKWKSRLTMAGFRQYPLSTYVNSVIKSLLRCYSEHYNLVEKDGAMLLGWKNRNLISASAWQ; encoded by the coding sequence ATGGACTCACGCCAGTTATTTGGAATTGGAGTGACTAGTGCCGGCATATCCTTCACATCTTCTCATCCCTCTGTTCCATCAATTCCTAATAGACTACTTGGATCCttgaagtttgattttggaaaCTCACCAAACTCACCCTTTTCGTCTCACTTTGATTCTGATAACCTGACTGCTTTAAGTGACGGCCAGGAGCAGCACAGTTCCACAGAGAATCTATCAGGAGTCAGCCCTTCCTGTAATTCTTCTCTTGAAAGCAACAGTTATTTTTATCGGCCAAGGCCTTCTCTAGACTGTCATCAAGACAGTCAAGAGCTCCATTCAGGTGGGACTTGTTTTATACAGGATGCAAATTGTAGCCCGAACATAAAGCACGTTTTACTGGATATAGAAACTGCTTTAATGGGTCCTGATGATAGTGAAGAAGTCACTACAAGGGAAATTAGTATACCAGAGACGCCTGTCCAAAGATCTAGGTCATGGAGTCAGGAACCACAAGGGGTACATGTATTTCACCCTCAGCCATCATTTGTTCCTATGCAACAATCAGTTGAAGTTGTTCATGTAGAGAAACGTCATAAAGCGATGGATGAATTGTCTTTGCAGGGTTTTGCCCAGGGGAATCTTAAGCAATTGCTGACTGCATGTGCTAAAGCTCTCTCTGACAACAGGATGGATGATTTTGATAAGTTGACTGAAAAGGCTAGAGATGCTGTGTCTATCACAGGAGAACCAATCCAGCGTCTTGGTGCTTACATGGTTGAAGGGTTGGTAGCAAGGAAGGAGGCATCAGGGACTAACATTTACCATGCTCTTAGGTGTAGGGAGCCTGAAAGCAAGGACTTGCTTTCATACATGCATATCCTTTATGAAATCTGCCCCTACCTAAAATTTGGTTACATGGCAGCCAATGGGGCCATTGCTGATGCATGCAAAAATGAAGACCGCATCCACATAATAGATTTTCAGATTACTCAGGGAACCCAGTGGATGACTCTCCTTCAGGCGCTTGCAGCACGACCTGGAGGGGCTCCCCATGTTCGGATTACAGGGATTGATGATCCTTTTTCCAAGTATGCCCGTGGTGATGGGTTGGAGGCAGTAGGGAGACGGTTGGCAGCCATTTCTGCGAAATTTAACATCCCAGTTGAGTTTCACGGGGTGCCAGAATTTGCTCCAGATATCACACGGGATATGCTTAATGTCAGGCCTGGTGAGGCCTTGGCTGTAAACTTCCCTCTGCAGCTCCATCACACCCCGGATGAGAGTGTTGATGTGAACAATCCAAGAGATGAGCTTCTGAGAATGATAAAGTCACTTTCTCCCAAGGTGGTCACCTTGGTGGAGCaagaatcaaacacaaacacaacccCTTTCTTCCATAGATTTGTGGAAGCTCTAGAATACTACTTGGCAATGTTTGAGTCAATCGATGTCACCCTGCCAAGAAACAGCAAGGAGCGTATCAATGTGGAGCAGCATTGTTTGGCCAGGGATATCGTGAACGTTATTGCTTGTGAGGGAAAGGAGAGGGTGGAGCGTCATGAGCTCTTTGGCAAGTGGAAGTCTAGATTGACAATGGCAGGGTTTCGCCAATATCCGTTGAGCACCTATGTCAATTCTGTGATAAAGAGCCTGCTGAGGTGTTATTCAGAACATTATAATCTAGTGGAGAAGGATGGGGCTATGCTCTTGGGCTGGAAAAACAGGAATCTGATATCCGCTTCTGCTTGGCAATGA